A region from the Flavobacteriales bacterium genome encodes:
- a CDS encoding VWA domain-containing protein, with translation MRIRLPILLFLAVPLLLQAQDEPARPLTRMLFVMDASNSMNAFWGNQPKINTARHLLLKSLAELEGQPDLEIALRLYGHQTRIEAGKQDCDDTRLEVPFGPSTIPAIKRTLESVRCLGTTPIARSLERSGGDFPPLERGGRPVRNIIILITDGIEACDEDPCAVSRALQAKGIVLKPFVIGVGLEDGQKYSLQCVGNYYDASTPELFEQVLQVVVTQALNSTTAEIDLLTDDGTPTETDVPITLYDQKTGALKHHLVHTMNERGLPDTLSIDPIFTYRLVVHTIPSVERNDVKLSPGIHNKIPVSAGQGTLELKVEGIPNNIGWNDANVIPCIVHPNDADSILHVQHMGSEERYRTGTYDLEILTLPRMRVNDVVIVQDKTTPVVIPQPGVFNAQMAAPGAGAVFLKTGSSLQWVTDLDTRSTQQQFRLLPGEYQLIYRSDNARRTEFSITKDFSIQPGRSTTLNL, from the coding sequence GTGCGTATCCGACTTCCGATACTTCTCTTCCTGGCCGTCCCGCTGCTTCTGCAAGCACAGGATGAACCCGCACGACCGCTGACGCGGATGCTCTTCGTGATGGACGCAAGCAACAGCATGAACGCGTTCTGGGGCAATCAACCGAAGATCAATACGGCTCGGCATCTGCTCCTGAAGAGCTTGGCGGAACTGGAAGGGCAACCCGACCTGGAGATCGCACTGCGCCTCTATGGCCACCAGACGCGCATTGAAGCCGGTAAGCAGGATTGCGACGACACCCGCTTGGAAGTGCCATTCGGGCCGAGCACGATCCCGGCCATCAAGCGGACATTGGAAAGTGTGCGCTGCCTCGGCACAACACCGATCGCGCGTTCATTGGAAAGGTCCGGTGGTGACTTTCCCCCGCTCGAACGAGGTGGAAGACCTGTGCGCAACATCATCATTCTCATCACGGATGGCATCGAGGCCTGCGACGAGGATCCCTGCGCGGTAAGCCGGGCGCTGCAAGCAAAGGGCATCGTGCTGAAGCCTTTCGTGATCGGCGTGGGGCTGGAGGACGGCCAGAAGTACAGCCTGCAATGCGTTGGCAATTACTACGATGCCAGCACGCCAGAGCTCTTCGAGCAGGTGCTTCAAGTAGTGGTGACCCAGGCGCTCAACAGCACCACTGCAGAGATCGACCTGCTCACCGATGATGGCACGCCTACGGAAACCGATGTGCCCATCACCCTTTACGACCAGAAGACCGGAGCGTTGAAGCACCATCTGGTGCACACGATGAACGAGAGAGGTTTGCCGGATACGCTGAGCATAGACCCGATCTTCACTTATCGGCTGGTCGTGCACACGATCCCTTCAGTGGAACGCAACGATGTGAAGCTGAGCCCAGGCATCCACAACAAGATCCCCGTGAGTGCCGGGCAAGGCACCTTGGAACTCAAGGTGGAAGGCATCCCGAACAACATCGGCTGGAACGATGCCAATGTGATCCCGTGCATCGTGCACCCCAACGATGCCGACAGCATCCTGCATGTGCAGCACATGGGTAGCGAAGAGCGCTATCGGACCGGCACGTACGACCTCGAGATCCTCACCCTACCAAGGATGCGGGTGAACGATGTGGTGATCGTTCAAGACAAGACCACGCCCGTTGTGATCCCGCAGCCGGGCGTGTTCAATGCGCAAATGGCTGCACCCGGTGCTGGCGCGGTTTTCCTGAAGACCGGCAGCAGCCTGCAGTGGGTAACCGACCTCGACACACGCAGCACCCAGCAACAGTTCCGCTTGTTGCCGGGCGAGTACCAGCTGATCTACCGTAGCGACAACGCCCGCCGTACGGAGTTCAGCATCACCAAGGATTTCAGCATACAACCCGGACGCAGCACCACCCTCAACCTCTGA
- a CDS encoding RNA polymerase sigma factor has protein sequence MSELSDKELLALFRDEQSRNYGFNLLMRQHQQRLYGFVRRMVTDPDDAKDVLQNTFIKAWHGLVNFREDSHLYSWLYRIAHNESINHLNRKNRAIFVSSDTVTERLTGTLDKSEHFSGDAIQERLQRAVMKLPPKQRSVFIMKYFDGKKYEEIHGITGTSVGALKATYHIAVKKIEQWVVADQTNPND, from the coding sequence ATGAGCGAACTCAGTGACAAAGAGCTTCTGGCCCTGTTCCGCGATGAGCAGTCGCGCAACTATGGTTTCAATCTCCTGATGCGACAGCATCAACAGCGGCTCTACGGTTTCGTGCGGCGCATGGTCACCGATCCGGACGATGCCAAGGATGTCTTGCAGAACACCTTCATCAAGGCCTGGCATGGGCTGGTGAACTTCCGCGAAGACAGCCATCTCTACAGTTGGCTGTACCGCATTGCCCACAACGAGAGCATCAACCACCTGAACAGGAAGAACAGGGCGATCTTCGTGAGCAGCGACACGGTCACTGAGCGCCTCACGGGCACCTTGGACAAAAGCGAGCACTTCAGCGGCGATGCGATACAGGAACGCCTGCAACGTGCTGTGATGAAGCTGCCGCCCAAGCAGCGCTCGGTCTTCATCATGAAATACTTCGATGGAAAGAAGTACGAGGAGATCCACGGCATAACCGGCACGAGCGTTGGCGCCTTGAAGGCCACCTACCATATCGCTGTGAAGAAGATCGAACAGTGGGTGGTGGCGGATCAAACCAACCCGAACGACTGA
- a CDS encoding methyltransferase domain-containing protein, producing MKPTQAFVVAFSLLLVACGATDQPAQGVDTAPAGTGTASRSDNGSQGDPRDNWQRPQEVFRAMGGIQGKVVADLFAGDGYIAFHMVKAGAAKVIAVDTDPANIAAMRQKKAELGLDDQRMEIRQVAPGETGLEMNEADLTFMFNRYTTIQDRKSYMQKVRLGTKSPKTVYIIDFLVAETPVGPPVSQRMSDSQMMDELGEYEYSDMGARGDLLPYQYILFAQDYVEGAESEPGPMQEQ from the coding sequence ATGAAACCCACACAGGCCTTTGTCGTCGCCTTTTCGTTACTGCTTGTTGCGTGCGGCGCAACTGATCAACCAGCACAAGGCGTTGACACAGCTCCGGCGGGCACAGGCACCGCTTCCCGGTCCGACAACGGTTCGCAGGGCGACCCGCGGGACAACTGGCAGCGGCCTCAGGAAGTGTTCCGCGCCATGGGTGGCATACAGGGCAAGGTGGTGGCCGACCTATTCGCTGGCGACGGATACATCGCCTTCCACATGGTGAAGGCCGGCGCGGCCAAGGTGATCGCGGTGGATACGGATCCAGCGAACATTGCGGCCATGCGGCAAAAGAAGGCCGAGCTCGGCCTTGACGACCAACGGATGGAGATCCGTCAGGTCGCCCCGGGTGAAACCGGTCTTGAAATGAACGAGGCCGACCTGACCTTCATGTTCAACCGGTACACGACCATTCAGGACCGCAAGAGCTACATGCAGAAGGTGAGGTTGGGCACCAAGTCGCCGAAAACGGTTTACATCATCGACTTTCTCGTGGCCGAAACTCCCGTTGGCCCGCCAGTGTCGCAGCGTATGAGCGACTCCCAGATGATGGACGAACTGGGCGAGTACGAATACAGCGATATGGGTGCCCGCGGCGACCTCCTGCCCTATCAGTACATTCTTTTCGCGCAGGATTATGTGGAAGGTGCGGAGAGCGAGCCGGGCCCTATGCAGGAACAGTGA
- a CDS encoding outer membrane beta-barrel protein, translating to MKKHILAFALMGASAAASAQFQVNPQLGLNFQTLTNPPAGIDYAARAGYSLGVDFRIGNRLYLQPGVALGRSSTFFQYNDSTFSEGKVVRNNLKLKTLVGYRIIDNYQFDLRFGIGPSYDVLLSNDVKDTEIAWNEGDFNKGSWNLDAALGFDMGIVTVEPGVSFGLTRVFEDNPTVGQIDSRYLTYGLTVGINIGDDDKNDD from the coding sequence ATGAAGAAGCACATTCTCGCCTTCGCACTGATGGGTGCATCGGCAGCCGCCAGCGCCCAGTTCCAAGTGAACCCGCAACTGGGGCTCAATTTCCAAACGCTTACCAACCCGCCAGCCGGTATCGATTACGCCGCACGTGCAGGTTACTCCTTGGGCGTCGACTTCCGCATCGGGAACCGGCTCTACCTGCAACCCGGTGTTGCACTTGGCCGCAGCAGCACCTTCTTCCAGTACAACGACAGCACTTTCTCCGAAGGCAAGGTGGTGCGCAACAACCTCAAGCTGAAAACGCTCGTTGGTTACCGCATTATCGACAATTACCAGTTCGACCTGCGTTTCGGGATCGGTCCCAGCTACGATGTGCTCCTCAGCAACGATGTGAAGGACACAGAGATCGCGTGGAACGAAGGCGACTTCAACAAGGGCAGCTGGAACCTGGACGCAGCGCTCGGTTTCGACATGGGCATCGTGACGGTAGAGCCCGGTGTGAGCTTTGGCCTAACCCGTGTGTTCGAGGACAACCCGACGGTGGGGCAGATCGACAGCCGCTACCTGACCTATGGGTTGACCGTGGGCATCAACATCGGCGACGACGATAAGAACGACGACTAG
- a CDS encoding transketolase: MTRTASVADIAHLQQVCTQVRRDIVRMVHAVQSGHPGGSLGCTEFFTALYFHVMKHDPKAFDMDGKGQDIFFLSNGHISPVFYSVLARSGYFPISELKTFRKLDSRLQGHPTTHEGLPGVRMASGSLGQGLSVGIGAALAKKLNHDDRLVYTLHGDGELQEGQIWEAAMFAAHNKVDNLISTIDANGRQIDGDTKDVMDLGDLEAKWRAFGWDVLRAEGNDLSNLISVLADAKTRTGKGKPVMIIMRTEMGQGVDFMVGSHEWHGIPPNDDQLAKALAQLPETLGDY, translated from the coding sequence ATGACCCGAACGGCTTCCGTTGCGGACATCGCCCATTTGCAGCAGGTCTGCACCCAGGTACGACGCGATATCGTGCGTATGGTGCACGCTGTTCAAAGCGGTCACCCAGGCGGCTCCTTGGGCTGCACGGAGTTCTTCACCGCACTGTACTTCCATGTGATGAAGCACGATCCCAAGGCCTTCGACATGGATGGCAAGGGCCAAGACATCTTCTTCCTGAGCAACGGCCACATCAGCCCGGTGTTCTACAGCGTTCTCGCGCGGAGCGGCTACTTCCCCATCAGCGAACTGAAGACCTTCCGCAAACTCGACTCACGTCTGCAAGGGCACCCCACCACCCATGAAGGTCTGCCGGGTGTGCGCATGGCAAGCGGCTCGTTGGGCCAAGGGCTCAGCGTGGGTATCGGTGCAGCACTTGCCAAGAAGTTGAACCATGACGATCGCCTTGTATACACGCTGCATGGCGATGGCGAACTGCAGGAAGGCCAGATCTGGGAGGCTGCCATGTTCGCTGCGCACAATAAGGTGGACAACCTCATCAGCACCATCGACGCCAATGGACGGCAGATCGATGGCGATACGAAGGACGTCATGGACCTTGGCGACCTCGAGGCCAAATGGCGGGCATTCGGCTGGGATGTCCTTCGCGCCGAAGGCAATGACCTGTCGAACCTCATCAGCGTCTTGGCCGATGCGAAAACGCGCACCGGAAAGGGCAAGCCCGTGATGATCATCATGCGCACCGAGATGGGCCAGGGCGTGGACTTCATGGTGGGCAGCCACGAATGGCACGGTATTCCCCCCAACGACGATCAGCTGGCCAAAGCACTGGCGCAGCTGCCCGAAACGTTAGGTGATTACTGA
- a CDS encoding MarR family transcriptional regulator yields the protein MAIIDEEIKSRFESEQHKALLNIMFTASWLRSRHNAVLTPSGLSMQQYNILRILRGAQAPVNMQTVKERMVDRAPNATRLVDKLIEKGLVQRERATDDRRVVHLSITLTGLELLGRVDELVRGDIEATNANLSIEDATVVNRVLDRMRG from the coding sequence ATGGCCATCATCGACGAGGAGATCAAGAGCCGCTTTGAGAGCGAGCAGCACAAGGCACTGCTCAACATCATGTTCACCGCCAGTTGGCTCCGGTCGCGCCACAATGCGGTCCTCACGCCTTCAGGGTTGAGCATGCAGCAGTACAACATCCTCAGGATCCTGCGTGGCGCGCAAGCCCCTGTGAACATGCAGACCGTGAAGGAGCGGATGGTGGACCGGGCACCCAACGCCACCCGACTGGTGGACAAACTGATCGAGAAAGGGCTCGTTCAGCGCGAACGCGCTACTGACGACAGGCGCGTGGTACATCTCAGCATCACCCTGACCGGTCTTGAGCTTCTCGGCAGGGTGGATGAACTCGTGCGGGGCGATATCGAAGCGACCAATGCGAACTTGTCCATCGAGGACGCGACCGTGGTCAATCGCGTCCTCGACAGGATGCGCGGTTGA
- the gyrA gene encoding DNA gyrase subunit A, whose translation MADGEKIIPINIENEMRTAYIDYSMSVIVSRALPDVRDGLKPVHRRVLFGMQELAVFSNRPYKKSARIVGEVLGKFHPHGDGSVYDAMVRMAQSWSLRYPLVDGQGNFGSLDGDPPAAMRYTEVRLRKIAEEVMADLDKETVDMRPNFDDTLEEPTVMPTKIPTLLVNGAAGIAVGMATNMPPHNLSEVCDATIAYIDNKDIDTAGLMEHIKGPDFPTGGVIHGIEGVKEAYETGRGRIVLRSRAHVEEDPKTGRETIVVTEVPYQVNKALQLDKGVSELVNEKKIEGISAVDDYSDRQGIRMTYEVKREAMASVVLNQLYKHSANQISFSVNNIALVNGRPMLLKLKDMIARFVDHRHDVVVRRTKFDLRKAEERAHILEGLLIALDHLDAVIALIRASQTPDEARDGLMTQFGLSEIQARAILDMRLQRLTGLERDKIREEHRALMELIDHLKAVLADEGLRMAIIKDEMREVKEKYGDKRRTQIVTAGGDMSMEDLIADDAVVVTISHLGYIKRTSLSEFRTQGRGGKGARGSTARDEDFLEHLFVATNHNYLLIFTQKGKVYWMRVFDIPEGNRQSKGRAIINLVQLDADDKVVAYLNVKDLKSEEYLNNHFVVLCTKGGIIKKTTLEAYSRPRANGIIAVGIREGDELLEARLTNGNSHVILASSDGRAVHFEESDVRPMGRGASGVRGMNLEGGSKNNEVIGMITIDKAEISTRQVLVVSQNGYGKRSAIVDEKGEYEYRLVNRGSKGVKTIQVTDKTGALVAIKDVKEDDHLMIINRSGITIRMGLNEMRVLGRATQGVRLIELGAKDQIAAVAKVDSDLHEEDEAETSTGDAPSEGDGEATDGTEVANDAPDEQ comes from the coding sequence ATGGCAGACGGAGAGAAGATCATTCCGATCAACATAGAGAACGAAATGCGCACGGCCTACATCGACTACTCGATGTCGGTGATCGTGAGCCGGGCCCTCCCGGACGTGCGTGATGGCTTGAAGCCCGTGCACCGCAGGGTGCTGTTCGGTATGCAGGAACTGGCCGTGTTCAGCAACCGGCCCTACAAGAAGAGCGCGAGGATCGTTGGCGAGGTGCTCGGGAAGTTCCACCCCCACGGCGACGGCAGTGTTTACGACGCCATGGTGCGCATGGCCCAGAGCTGGAGCCTGCGCTACCCGCTGGTGGACGGCCAAGGCAACTTTGGCAGCTTGGACGGCGACCCGCCGGCAGCCATGCGCTACACCGAGGTGCGCTTGCGCAAGATCGCCGAGGAGGTGATGGCCGATCTGGACAAGGAGACGGTGGACATGCGGCCCAACTTCGACGATACGCTCGAAGAGCCCACCGTGATGCCCACGAAGATCCCGACGTTATTGGTGAACGGCGCTGCGGGTATCGCCGTGGGTATGGCCACCAACATGCCGCCGCACAACTTGAGCGAGGTGTGCGACGCCACCATCGCTTACATCGACAACAAGGACATCGACACGGCGGGCTTGATGGAACACATCAAGGGCCCCGACTTCCCCACGGGTGGTGTCATTCATGGCATCGAAGGCGTGAAAGAGGCCTACGAGACCGGTCGTGGGCGCATCGTGCTGCGGAGCCGGGCGCATGTTGAAGAAGACCCGAAGACGGGCCGCGAGACCATCGTGGTGACCGAGGTGCCCTACCAGGTGAACAAGGCGCTTCAGCTCGATAAGGGCGTGAGCGAACTGGTGAACGAAAAGAAGATCGAAGGCATCAGCGCGGTGGACGACTACAGCGATCGCCAGGGCATCCGCATGACCTACGAGGTGAAGCGGGAGGCCATGGCGAGCGTGGTGCTGAACCAGCTCTACAAGCACAGCGCCAACCAGATCAGCTTCAGCGTCAACAACATCGCGCTGGTGAACGGCCGCCCCATGCTCCTCAAGTTGAAGGACATGATCGCACGGTTCGTGGACCACCGCCATGATGTTGTGGTGCGCCGCACCAAGTTCGATCTGCGCAAGGCCGAGGAACGTGCCCACATCCTGGAAGGTCTGCTCATCGCGCTGGACCATCTCGATGCGGTCATCGCCCTCATCCGTGCCAGTCAAACACCCGATGAAGCACGGGATGGTTTGATGACCCAGTTCGGTCTGAGCGAGATCCAAGCGCGCGCCATCCTCGATATGCGCTTGCAGCGCCTGACGGGTTTGGAGCGCGACAAGATCCGCGAGGAGCACAGGGCCCTCATGGAACTCATCGATCACCTGAAAGCCGTTCTCGCCGACGAAGGCCTGCGCATGGCCATCATCAAGGATGAAATGCGCGAGGTGAAGGAGAAGTACGGCGATAAGCGCCGCACCCAGATCGTGACGGCCGGTGGCGACATGAGCATGGAAGACCTCATCGCCGACGACGCGGTGGTGGTCACCATAAGCCACCTGGGCTACATCAAGCGCACATCGCTGAGCGAATTCCGCACACAGGGGCGTGGTGGGAAGGGCGCACGTGGTTCAACAGCCCGCGATGAGGACTTCCTCGAGCACCTCTTCGTGGCCACCAACCACAACTACCTGCTCATCTTCACCCAGAAGGGCAAGGTGTACTGGATGCGCGTCTTCGACATCCCCGAAGGCAACCGCCAGAGCAAAGGCCGCGCGATCATCAACCTCGTGCAGCTTGATGCCGACGACAAGGTTGTGGCCTACCTGAACGTGAAGGACCTCAAGAGCGAGGAGTACCTGAACAACCACTTCGTTGTGCTGTGCACCAAGGGCGGCATCATCAAGAAGACCACGCTCGAAGCCTACAGCCGCCCACGCGCCAATGGCATCATTGCCGTGGGCATCCGCGAGGGCGATGAACTGCTCGAAGCGCGCCTCACCAACGGCAACAGCCACGTTATCCTGGCCAGCAGCGATGGACGTGCGGTGCACTTCGAGGAAAGCGATGTGAGGCCGATGGGCCGTGGCGCCAGTGGCGTGCGCGGTATGAACCTGGAAGGCGGAAGCAAGAACAATGAGGTTATCGGCATGATCACCATCGACAAGGCCGAGATCTCCACACGCCAAGTGCTGGTGGTAAGCCAGAACGGCTACGGCAAGCGCTCGGCGATCGTGGATGAGAAGGGCGAATACGAGTACCGCCTGGTGAACCGCGGAAGCAAGGGCGTGAAGACGATCCAGGTGACGGACAAAACCGGCGCGCTAGTGGCCATCAAGGACGTGAAGGAGGATGACCACCTGATGATCATCAACCGCAGCGGCATCACCATCCGCATGGGCCTGAACGAAATGAGGGTGCTTGGCCGTGCCACACAAGGTGTGCGCCTCATCGAGTTGGGCGCCAAGGATCAGATCGCTGCTGTTGCCAAGGTGGACAGTGACCTGCACGAGGAGGACGAAGCGGAGACTTCCACAGGTGATGCACCCAGCGAAGGAGATGGCGAGGCCACCGATGGCACCGAAGTTGCCAACGACGCCCCCGACGAACAATAG
- a CDS encoding ATP-dependent Clp protease ATP-binding subunit: protein MDAKFSPKVKEVISFSREEALRLGHNFIGIEHILLGLIRESDSNAVKILRRLEVDVDQLRKTVENGMEPASAIQPTDKDKITLVKQAEKMLKITFLEAKVFKSQQIETEHLLLSILKDDDNLATRTLNKMQVDYESVKHEVDTIKADSPKPERPKASGATDDDDDDGGSFQGGGSGGGGGQRKQGDSKSKTPVLDNFGRDLTKLAEDGKLDPIVGREKEIERVSQILSRRKKNNPVLIGEPGVGKSAIAEGLALRIIQRKVSRVLFGKRIVALDIASLVAGTKYRGQFEERMKAVMNELENSPDVILFIDEIHTIVGAGGASGSLDASNMFKPALARGEIQCIGATTLDEYRQYIEKDGALERRFQKVLVEPTSVDETIQILNNIKEKYEDHHNVNYTPEAVAACVKLTNRYITDRHLPDKAIDALDEAGSRVHISNIVVPKTILDVEGKIEEVKEEKNKVVRSQRYEEAAKLRDKERLLQEELERAKKAWEEESRSHRTTVTEENVAEVVAMMSGIPVTRIAEKESGKLQRMREEMVGKVIGQEEAVKKVVKAIQRNRAGLKDPNRPIGSFIFLGPTGVGKTQLAKELARYLFDTDEALIRIDMSEYMEKFSVSRLIGAPPGYVGYEEGGQLTEKVRRRPYAIVLLDEIEKAHPDVFNLLLQALDDGQMTDSLGRRIDFKNSIIIMTSNIGARDLADFGKGVGFGTQAREQQTEDNNKGVIEKALKKAFAPEFLNRIDDIVVFNSLKREDIHKIIDIELANVYKRIAELGYDLKLTDEAKDFLAEKGYDERFGARPLKRAIQKYVEDTMAEEIINQHVEEGDKISVGLNKEKTDVSIKVTKGKKKVGKGEDSKELPPATEA, encoded by the coding sequence ATGGACGCGAAATTCTCTCCCAAGGTGAAGGAGGTCATCTCCTTCAGTCGCGAGGAAGCCTTGCGCTTGGGCCACAACTTCATCGGGATCGAGCATATCCTGCTGGGCCTCATCCGCGAAAGCGACAGCAACGCGGTGAAGATCCTCCGGCGACTGGAGGTGGACGTGGACCAGCTCCGCAAGACCGTGGAGAACGGGATGGAGCCGGCCAGCGCCATCCAACCCACCGACAAGGACAAGATCACCCTGGTGAAACAGGCCGAGAAAATGCTCAAGATCACCTTCCTGGAGGCCAAGGTGTTCAAGAGCCAGCAGATCGAAACGGAGCATCTGCTGCTCAGCATCCTGAAGGATGATGACAATCTGGCCACCCGCACCCTGAACAAAATGCAAGTGGACTACGAAAGCGTTAAACACGAGGTGGACACGATCAAAGCCGATAGCCCCAAGCCTGAACGACCCAAGGCCAGCGGTGCCACCGACGACGACGATGATGATGGTGGCAGCTTCCAAGGTGGGGGAAGCGGAGGTGGCGGCGGCCAACGCAAGCAGGGCGACAGCAAGAGCAAGACGCCCGTGCTGGACAACTTCGGCCGCGACCTGACCAAGCTTGCAGAAGATGGCAAGCTGGACCCCATTGTGGGCCGGGAGAAGGAGATCGAGCGCGTGAGCCAGATCCTCAGCCGCCGGAAGAAGAACAATCCCGTGCTCATCGGGGAGCCCGGCGTGGGCAAGAGCGCCATAGCGGAAGGCCTGGCCCTGCGCATCATCCAGCGCAAGGTGAGCCGCGTGCTGTTCGGCAAGCGGATCGTGGCGTTGGACATTGCCAGCCTGGTCGCCGGCACCAAGTACCGGGGCCAGTTCGAGGAGCGCATGAAGGCGGTGATGAACGAGTTGGAGAACAGCCCGGATGTCATCCTGTTCATCGACGAGATCCACACCATTGTGGGAGCGGGCGGTGCCAGTGGCAGCCTCGATGCCAGCAACATGTTCAAGCCAGCCTTGGCGCGCGGCGAGATCCAATGCATCGGTGCCACCACGCTGGACGAATACCGCCAGTACATCGAGAAGGACGGTGCCTTGGAACGCCGCTTCCAGAAGGTGCTCGTTGAACCGACCAGTGTCGACGAGACCATCCAGATCCTCAACAACATCAAGGAGAAATACGAGGATCACCACAACGTGAACTACACGCCCGAGGCTGTCGCCGCTTGCGTGAAGCTCACCAATCGCTACATCACGGACCGCCACCTGCCCGACAAGGCCATCGACGCCTTGGACGAGGCCGGTAGCCGCGTGCACATCAGCAACATTGTGGTGCCCAAGACCATTTTGGATGTGGAAGGCAAGATCGAGGAGGTGAAGGAGGAGAAGAACAAGGTGGTGCGCAGCCAACGCTACGAGGAAGCCGCCAAGCTCCGCGATAAGGAACGCCTGCTGCAGGAGGAACTGGAACGTGCCAAGAAGGCTTGGGAAGAAGAGAGCCGCAGCCACCGTACCACCGTCACCGAGGAGAACGTGGCCGAAGTAGTGGCCATGATGAGCGGCATCCCCGTTACCCGCATTGCCGAAAAGGAGAGCGGCAAGCTCCAGCGGATGCGTGAGGAAATGGTTGGTAAGGTGATCGGCCAGGAGGAAGCGGTCAAGAAGGTGGTAAAAGCCATCCAGCGTAACCGCGCAGGCTTGAAGGACCCTAACCGCCCCATCGGCAGCTTCATATTCCTGGGCCCTACCGGTGTTGGGAAGACACAGCTGGCCAAGGAACTGGCCCGCTACCTGTTCGATACGGACGAGGCGCTCATCCGCATCGACATGAGCGAGTACATGGAGAAGTTCTCCGTGAGCCGCTTGATCGGTGCTCCTCCGGGATACGTGGGCTACGAAGAGGGCGGCCAGCTCACGGAGAAGGTGCGCAGGCGCCCGTACGCCATCGTATTGCTCGACGAGATCGAAAAGGCACACCCGGATGTTTTCAACCTTCTGCTTCAAGCACTTGACGATGGGCAGATGACCGACAGTCTTGGCCGTCGCATCGACTTCAAGAACTCGATCATCATCATGACGAGCAACATCGGGGCCCGTGACCTGGCGGACTTCGGGAAGGGTGTCGGCTTCGGTACTCAAGCACGTGAACAACAGACCGAGGACAACAACAAGGGCGTCATCGAGAAGGCCCTGAAAAAAGCCTTCGCTCCGGAGTTCCTGAACCGTATCGACGACATCGTGGTGTTCAACAGCCTGAAGCGCGAGGACATCCACAAGATCATCGACATCGAGCTCGCGAACGTGTACAAGCGCATCGCCGAACTGGGATACGACCTGAAGCTCACCGACGAAGCCAAGGATTTCCTTGCCGAGAAGGGCTACGACGAGCGCTTTGGTGCCCGTCCCCTGAAGCGTGCCATCCAGAAATACGTTGAGGACACCATGGCCGAGGAGATCATCAACCAGCACGTTGAGGAAGGCGATAAGATCAGCGTGGGCCTCAACAAGGAAAAGACCGATGTCTCGATAAAGGTGACCAAGGGCAAGAAGAAGGTGGGCAAGGGCGAAGACAGTAAGGAGCTGCCCCCAGCTACCGAAGCCTGA
- a CDS encoding transketolase family protein has protein sequence MNATAFPVLDNKDTRSGFGAGLMEVAKKNDRVVALCADLTGSLKMDAFAKAYPHRFFQAGIAEANMMGVAAGLTVGGLIPFTGTFANFSTGRVYDQIRQSIAYAGKNVKICASHAGLTLGEDGATHQILEDIGLMKMLPGMTVIVPCDFHQTKAATMAIAEHDGPVYLRFGRPKWPVFTAADRPFTIGKADVMTEGSDVTIIACGHLVWQAVKALEELAAQGISAELINMHTIKPLDEEAVLKSVGRTGCVVTCEEHNMYGGLGESVARVLAQRMPKPQEFVAVKDSFGESGTPDQLLKKYGLDTPDVVAAVKRVMARK, from the coding sequence ATGAACGCAACGGCCTTCCCCGTCCTCGACAACAAAGACACCCGCAGTGGCTTCGGTGCCGGCCTCATGGAGGTGGCCAAGAAGAACGATCGTGTGGTGGCCTTATGCGCCGATCTCACCGGTAGCTTGAAGATGGATGCTTTCGCCAAGGCCTACCCGCACCGGTTTTTCCAAGCGGGCATCGCTGAAGCGAACATGATGGGTGTTGCGGCCGGGCTCACCGTCGGAGGCCTCATTCCTTTCACCGGCACGTTCGCCAACTTCTCGACCGGCCGCGTTTACGATCAGATCCGCCAGAGCATTGCCTACGCTGGCAAGAACGTGAAGATCTGTGCGAGCCATGCTGGTCTCACGCTCGGCGAGGACGGCGCCACCCACCAGATCCTGGAAGACATCGGGTTGATGAAGATGCTACCGGGCATGACGGTCATCGTTCCGTGCGACTTCCACCAGACCAAGGCGGCAACGATGGCCATTGCCGAGCACGATGGCCCGGTTTACTTGCGTTTCGGGCGCCCGAAGTGGCCGGTGTTCACGGCGGCCGATCGTCCCTTCACCATCGGCAAGGCCGATGTGATGACCGAGGGCAGCGATGTGACGATCATCGCGTGCGGCCACTTGGTGTGGCAAGCGGTGAAGGCCTTGGAAGAACTGGCGGCACAAGGGATCAGCGCCGAGCTGATCAACATGCACACGATCAAACCCTTGGACGAAGAGGCGGTCTTGAAGAGCGTAGGCAGGACGGGATGCGTGGTTACCTGCGAGGAGCACAACATGTACGGCGGCTTGGGCGAAAGCGTGGCCCGGGTGCTGGCGCAGCGCATGCCCAAACCCCAGGAGTTCGTGGCGGTGAAGGACAGCTTCGGCGAGAGCGGAACACCGGACCAGTTGTTGAAGAAGTACGGGCTGGACACACCGGACGTGGTGGCAGCGGTGAAGCGGGTGATGGCGCGGAAGTGA